The nucleotide sequence CGGGGGATCGGACGAGTCCCTGTCCGAAGTGCCATTGCCAGATCCGGTTGGTCATCACGCGCGACGTGAGCGGATGCTGTGGACTGGTCAACCACTGCGCGAGTTCCAGCCGCCCACTCCCTTCCTGCAGTTCGTGCGTGGCAATTCCCAGTCGCGCCATGGAGTCGGTCAGAATTTTGGGAAGTTGGCGCGGCACCTGGCGGCCCAGAGTCAAATGGCTGCCGCGAAGATGGATTTTCAGATTTTCGGGAGTACTGTCGACAACGGCCATCACCTCGGGGAACTTGGGGATGGCAGCCTCACGGCCTGCCAGTTCGGCTCGCTCCATCTTCAGTTTCTCCTGCGTTTCCGCGGAGAATGCGGCTTCGATGTCGGGCGGAGTGCGGAAGGGGCCTTCCGGGTTTGTCAGCAACTGATGGGCGGCATTCAGGACCGGGTCCTCAAGTGACTTCGATTCTGTCGCAGTCTCCCTTTTCTGGAGGTCGATCCATGCCGCTCGAGTTGCCTCGAAGAGCTGGTCATAACGCTGTGCGAGGTCAGCCAGCGACGTTGGCTGGCTCTCGCCCAGCAGTCGGGCGATCCCATTTTCGGGGGCGGAGGGGTCGACGGTGAGCTGGCCCGTTGTGACAAACTGGTTCCATGCGGTCAGGATCGACTGGGGATCAGCCTTTGCGACTCTGATCGCCTCAGCCCATTGTTGCGTCAACGTCCCCAGGGGCTCGAATGTCTCACGTCCCCCTTCGCTGACGTCGGGTAAAAATGCGGGGGATTTGAGTTGTTCCGGTGCGACAGGGGTCAGCAGCAGCTTGTCGATGTGAGGGAAGAAATTGGGCTGTTCTAACCGGATCAGGTTCTTGCCGGCGTTCAGGGTGACATAGCATTCCACGAACCAGGTCTGACTGTCCGGGGTCCACGACCCGGTCACCTTCGATGCCGCATTCTTCTTGACGAGTCGCTGATTGACGTACGTCTTTACGGTACGCTCAGTGACCGCGGCGTAACGCAACTCGAACTGGTAAGTCCCTGCGGTTTCGACGTTGATGTCGTATTCGACGAAATTCGGAGTCTCTCCCCGGTTGACCAGGACCCCAATCTCTTTGCCGTAGGTCTCTTTATCCTTGATCACATTACCGCGATCGAAATCTTCTGCTTCGCGGAAAATTGCACCGGGAATTTGTTGCGGGTGCGGTTCGACTCCCCGTGGCTTGGCGGTGCTCAGTAACTCTGCAAGCTGCGTTTCACGGGTGGCGGCGAGCAGATACGAGCCCGACTGTTTTCTCGCGGATTCAATGGCCGCTGCTGTCGAATCACGCACAAGTTTCTCGACCGTCTCCTTCTGGACTTTGGCGAGCTGTTCCAGCGAATCCCGCTGCTGCAGTTCGAGGGGTGACGCCATGGGACGTTCGTGCCAGCGGGCCACGACGGTGAAGGTGTCCATCGTCTGCGTGCTCTTAAAGACACCCGCCAGACCGTAATAGTCTTCGGTGGAGAGAGGATCGAATTTGTGGTCGTGACAGCGTGCACACCCCATTGTCAGCCCCATCACCGCCCGGGCGATGGTATCGACCTGTTCGTCGATGATGTCCATCTGCATTTTGACCGGGTCGTCTTCGGCGAGCATCTTCGGACCCAGGCACAGAAAGCCGGTCGCGATCAACCCGTCGAAGGCCTCGGGGGGGAGATGAGCTTCGGTCGAATTCGCATACGGTGAAGGAAGCAGGTCCCCGGCGATCTGTTCCGTCAGGAACCGATCGTACGGCTTGTCCTCTCGCATCGACTTCACCACGTAGTCCCGGTAGCGATAGGCGTTGGCGTAGGCCAGGTTCTCATCCATTCCGTTGGAGTCTGCATAGCGGGCAACGTCCAGCCAGCGTCGGCCCCAGCGTTCGCCATAGTGAGGAGAAGCGAGCAACCGGTCGACCAGTCTTTCCAGTGCATCCGGAGATTCGTCGCTGACAAAGTCGGCGACCTCGTGCGGTGTCGGCAGCAGGCCAATCAGATCGATCGTTAAACGGCGAACCAGTGTCCGCTTGCTCGCTTCAGGGGATGTCGGCAGCCCTTTGCTTTCGCGTTCTGCCAACAGGAAGTGATCGATGGGAGACCGGACCCAGGCATGATTCTGAACGGCGGGGGGCGAAACCCGTTGCACGGGCTGAAAAGCCCAGAATGCTTTTTGTTCGTCGGTGAATTCGGTGATGGTCGCTGCGGCAGGAGCGGGTGTGGCTGGCTTGGAATTCGGCCAGGGGAGGCCGCGACGGATCCAATCCGTCAGGATGAGAATATCGGAATCGGGCAACTTTGACTTGGGGGGCATCTGGACCACGTTGCGGTAGCCGATGACGTCGACGAGGAGGGATTCTTCTGGTTTCCCGCTGATCGCCGCAGGACCACTTTCACCCCCCTGAAGAATTTCTTCCCGAGAAGTCAGGCTGAGTCCCGCTTTGGGTTTGTCGCTACCGTGACATTCAATGCATTTCGCATGAAGCAGCGGGCGAACCCTGGTTTCAAAAA is from Schlesneria sp. DSM 10557 and encodes:
- a CDS encoding DUF1553 domain-containing protein, with amino-acid sequence MRLNFLVGVVMRFLGLGLLAAIVGIGMINSAVADDAADATFFETRVRPLLHAKCIECHGSDKPKAGLSLTSREEILQGGESGPAAISGKPEESLLVDVIGYRNVVQMPPKSKLPDSDILILTDWIRRGLPWPNSKPATPAPAAATITEFTDEQKAFWAFQPVQRVSPPAVQNHAWVRSPIDHFLLAERESKGLPTSPEASKRTLVRRLTIDLIGLLPTPHEVADFVSDESPDALERLVDRLLASPHYGERWGRRWLDVARYADSNGMDENLAYANAYRYRDYVVKSMREDKPYDRFLTEQIAGDLLPSPYANSTEAHLPPEAFDGLIATGFLCLGPKMLAEDDPVKMQMDIIDEQVDTIARAVMGLTMGCARCHDHKFDPLSTEDYYGLAGVFKSTQTMDTFTVVARWHERPMASPLELQQRDSLEQLAKVQKETVEKLVRDSTAAAIESARKQSGSYLLAATRETQLAELLSTAKPRGVEPHPQQIPGAIFREAEDFDRGNVIKDKETYGKEIGVLVNRGETPNFVEYDINVETAGTYQFELRYAAVTERTVKTYVNQRLVKKNAASKVTGSWTPDSQTWFVECYVTLNAGKNLIRLEQPNFFPHIDKLLLTPVAPEQLKSPAFLPDVSEGGRETFEPLGTLTQQWAEAIRVAKADPQSILTAWNQFVTTGQLTVDPSAPENGIARLLGESQPTSLADLAQRYDQLFEATRAAWIDLQKRETATESKSLEDPVLNAAHQLLTNPEGPFRTPPDIEAAFSAETQEKLKMERAELAGREAAIPKFPEVMAVVDSTPENLKIHLRGSHLTLGRQVPRQLPKILTDSMARLGIATHELQEGSGRLELAQWLTSPQHPLTSRVMTNRIWQWHFGQGLVRSPDNFGRLGERPSHPELLDWLASEFSGAYPSGQDSPRNWSLKAFHRALTATSTYRQNTDYDAAAALADPDNKLLWRFHRQRMDVEVLRDSLLALSGQLDERQGGTLLTTPNRNYVTSTANVNPALYNSNRRSIYLPVVRSALYEVFTAFDFADPSTLAGQRDQTTVAPQALFMMNSAFVLDQVQPLAQQLLAHSELDHAARTKELYQRAYGRDPSETEVTRAASYLQRLRASLAEAGVSESETETRAWVSLCRAVLSANEFVYVE